From Pseudomonas vanderleydeniana, the proteins below share one genomic window:
- a CDS encoding 23S rRNA (adenine(2030)-N(6))-methyltransferase RlmJ translates to MNYRHAFHAGNHADVLKHLVLTRLIALMARKEQPFAYLDSHAGIGLYDLKGDQASRTGEYLEGIARLWAEQDLPAVTADYLRVLHEMNPDGELRYYPGSPELARRLTRAQDRVLINEKHPEDGKLLKDNMKSDRRVAVHLGEGWHLARALLPVAEKRAVMLIDPPFEQLDEMQRCAASLKEAIGRMRQTVAAIWYPIKDQRALKRFYQDLAGTGAPKLLRVELLVHPLDTPASLNGSGLAIANPPWGLEEELRELLPWLAQKLAQTQGDWRMDWLIAE, encoded by the coding sequence ATGAATTACCGTCACGCCTTCCACGCCGGCAACCACGCCGACGTCCTGAAACACCTGGTCCTGACCCGCCTGATCGCCCTGATGGCGCGCAAGGAGCAGCCGTTCGCCTATCTCGACAGCCACGCCGGTATCGGCCTGTACGACCTCAAGGGCGACCAGGCCAGTCGTACCGGCGAGTACCTGGAGGGGATCGCCCGCCTGTGGGCGGAGCAGGACCTGCCCGCGGTGACCGCCGATTACCTGCGGGTGCTGCACGAGATGAACCCCGATGGCGAGTTGCGCTACTACCCGGGGTCGCCGGAACTGGCGCGGCGCCTGACCCGTGCGCAGGACCGCGTGCTGATCAACGAGAAGCATCCGGAAGACGGCAAGCTGCTCAAGGACAACATGAAGAGCGACCGTCGCGTGGCCGTGCACCTGGGCGAGGGCTGGCACCTGGCGCGGGCCCTGCTGCCGGTGGCGGAAAAGCGTGCGGTGATGCTGATCGACCCGCCGTTCGAGCAGTTGGACGAGATGCAGCGCTGTGCCGCCTCGCTCAAGGAAGCGATCGGCCGCATGCGCCAGACGGTGGCGGCGATCTGGTATCCGATCAAGGACCAGCGCGCGCTGAAGCGTTTCTACCAGGACCTGGCCGGCACCGGCGCGCCGAAACTGTTGCGCGTGGAATTGCTGGTGCATCCGCTGGACACGCCGGCGAGCCTGAACGGATCGGGGCTGGCGATTGCCAATCCGCCGTGGGGGCTTGAGGAGGAGTTGCGTGAGCTGTTGCCGTGGTTGGCGCAGAAGCTGGCGCAAACCCAGGGTGACTGGCGGATGGATTGGCTGATTGCCGAGTAG
- the msrA gene encoding peptide-methionine (S)-S-oxide reductase MsrA: MVLRSEILVNKNVLPTKEQALPGRETPMTVPDKHFVNGHPLLGPFPGNVEFAIFGLGCFWGAERRFWQREGVYSTSVGYAGGFTPNPTYEEVCSGLTGHSEVVLVVYEPEIVSYEQLLAQFWELHDPTQGMRQGNDIGTQYRSVIYATKPEQLEAAQKSAQVFQAELTKAGLGTITTEIAEAPTFYYAEAYHQQYLAKNPEGYCGIRGTGVSCPI; the protein is encoded by the coding sequence ATGGTCTTGCGCTCGGAAATACTGGTGAACAAAAACGTGCTACCTACCAAAGAACAAGCTCTGCCTGGCCGCGAAACCCCGATGACCGTCCCGGACAAACACTTCGTCAACGGCCACCCGCTGCTGGGCCCGTTCCCCGGCAACGTCGAATTCGCCATCTTCGGCCTGGGCTGCTTCTGGGGCGCGGAGCGGCGCTTCTGGCAGCGCGAGGGCGTGTACAGCACGTCGGTGGGCTATGCTGGCGGTTTCACCCCGAATCCGACCTACGAGGAAGTCTGCTCGGGACTGACCGGCCACAGCGAAGTGGTCCTGGTGGTCTATGAACCGGAAATCGTCAGCTACGAGCAACTGTTGGCGCAATTCTGGGAACTGCACGATCCAACTCAGGGCATGCGCCAGGGCAACGACATCGGCACCCAGTACCGCTCGGTGATCTACGCCACCAAGCCGGAACAACTGGAAGCCGCACAGAAGAGCGCCCAGGTGTTCCAGGCCGAATTGACCAAGGCCGGACTGGGCACGATCACCACGGAGATTGCCGAGGCGCCGACCTTCTACTACGCCGAAGCCTACCACCAGCAGTACCTGGCGAAGAACCCGGAAGGCTACTGCGGTATCCGCGGCACCGGCGTCAGCTGCCCGATCTGA
- a CDS encoding putative bifunctional diguanylate cyclase/phosphodiesterase: MKSQPDAANRLAAEVVTQLPVPSRLGMLRFERLNEASWALLFLDPNCERQFGLPAIELCALVGSPYASLMEPEARYRLHDAIQLQLAENPHYLVRYTLHTAQGPLTLLEMGEAYKQHNRHLLRGYLLVVEGLFGLEPQPPLTELATQNSRLQIALELNQRAQQEQLQHLDRVRSQQDLILRLARQRYSANNSLQEAAELITRCACDIYEIDCASIWNLDGQRLIPISAYHRASQEYVLPDEIDASRFPDYLEALHTSRAIDAHNATRDPRTRDMAETLRPRDVNAMLDASIRIDGQVVGVLCLEQTGHTRAWQSDEIAFAGELADQFAQVINNHNRRTATSALHLFQRAVEQSANAFLLVNCDGVVEYVNPSFTAITQYSTEEVHGQKLSELPALENLSELLFDAQSSLAQSNSWQGEFKSRRKNLEPYWGQLSISKVYGDNRELTHYIGIYEDITQTKLAQQRIERLAYTDNLTNLGNRPAFIRNLDERFARDSDSPISLLLVDIDNFKRINDSLGHQTGDKLLISLARRLRNSLSPSGSLARFASNEFAVLLDDTDLEAGQQIATQLLTTLDKPMFVDNQLISVTGSVGLASAPLHGRDPQTLMRNAGLALHKAKANGKHQVQVFTEALNAEASYKLFVENNLRRALTQNELDVFYQPKLCLRSGRLLGMEALLRWNHPEKGMIRPDQFISVAEETGLIIPIGKWIARQACRMSKALTACGLGNLQVAINLSPKQFSDPDLVASLASILKEEQLPPSLLELELTEGLLLEATEDTRQQLDQLKKIGLTLAMDDFGTGYSSLSYLKKFPIDIIKIDRSFIHEIPDNQDDMEITSAVIAMAHNLKLKVVAEGIETTEQLAFLRRHRCDVGQGYLFDRPIPGAELIQQLKRYPRGPLA, from the coding sequence ATGAAAAGCCAACCCGATGCCGCCAATAGATTGGCGGCCGAGGTAGTGACTCAGTTACCGGTGCCGTCACGGCTCGGTATGCTGCGTTTCGAGCGGCTGAATGAGGCAAGCTGGGCCCTGCTGTTCCTCGATCCCAATTGCGAACGCCAGTTCGGCCTGCCGGCCATCGAACTGTGCGCCCTGGTCGGCTCGCCCTACGCCAGCCTGATGGAACCCGAGGCGCGCTACCGGCTGCATGACGCGATCCAGCTGCAATTGGCGGAGAACCCGCACTACCTGGTGCGCTACACCCTGCATACCGCCCAGGGCCCACTGACCCTGCTGGAGATGGGCGAAGCCTACAAGCAGCACAACCGCCACCTGCTGCGCGGCTACTTGCTGGTGGTCGAAGGCCTGTTCGGCCTGGAGCCACAGCCCCCGCTCACCGAGCTCGCCACCCAGAACAGCCGCCTGCAGATCGCCTTGGAGCTCAACCAGCGCGCCCAGCAGGAACAGTTGCAGCACCTGGACCGGGTACGCTCCCAGCAGGACCTGATCCTGCGCCTGGCGCGCCAGCGCTACAGCGCCAACAACTCGCTGCAGGAAGCCGCCGAACTGATCACCCGCTGCGCCTGCGACATCTACGAGATCGACTGCGCCAGCATCTGGAACCTCGATGGCCAGCGCCTGATACCGATCTCCGCCTACCACCGCGCCAGCCAGGAATATGTCCTGCCGGACGAGATCGACGCGAGCCGCTTCCCCGACTACCTGGAAGCCCTGCACACCAGCCGCGCCATCGATGCCCACAACGCGACCCGCGATCCGCGCACCCGCGACATGGCCGAGACCCTGCGCCCCCGTGACGTCAATGCCATGCTCGATGCCAGCATCCGCATCGATGGCCAGGTCGTGGGCGTGCTTTGCCTGGAGCAGACCGGCCACACCCGCGCCTGGCAATCGGATGAGATCGCCTTCGCCGGTGAACTGGCGGACCAGTTCGCCCAGGTCATCAACAACCACAACCGGCGCACCGCCACCAGCGCCCTGCACCTGTTCCAACGAGCGGTCGAGCAGAGTGCCAACGCCTTCCTGCTGGTCAACTGCGACGGCGTGGTGGAGTACGTCAACCCGAGCTTCACCGCCATCACCCAGTACAGCACCGAGGAAGTCCACGGCCAGAAGCTCTCCGAGCTGCCAGCCCTGGAGAACCTCAGCGAGCTGCTGTTCGATGCACAGTCGAGCCTGGCCCAGAGCAACAGCTGGCAGGGTGAGTTCAAGAGCCGCCGCAAGAACCTGGAGCCCTATTGGGGGCAGTTGTCGATTTCCAAGGTCTACGGCGACAACCGCGAACTGACCCACTACATCGGCATCTACGAGGACATCACCCAGACCAAGCTCGCGCAACAGCGCATCGAGCGCCTGGCCTACACCGACAACCTGACCAACCTGGGCAACCGCCCGGCGTTCATCCGCAACCTCGACGAGCGCTTCGCCCGTGACAGCGACTCGCCCATCAGCCTGCTGCTGGTGGACATCGACAACTTCAAGCGGATCAACGACAGCCTCGGCCACCAGACCGGTGACAAGCTACTGATCAGCCTGGCCCGGCGCCTGCGCAACAGCCTGAGCCCGAGCGGCAGCCTGGCGCGCTTTGCCAGTAACGAATTCGCGGTGTTGCTCGATGACACCGACCTCGAAGCCGGCCAACAGATCGCCACCCAGTTGCTGACGACCCTCGACAAACCGATGTTCGTCGACAACCAGCTGATCAGCGTCACCGGCTCGGTCGGCCTGGCCAGCGCACCGCTGCATGGGCGCGACCCGCAGACCCTGATGCGCAACGCCGGTCTGGCCCTGCACAAGGCCAAGGCCAACGGCAAGCACCAGGTCCAGGTCTTCACCGAGGCACTGAACGCCGAGGCCAGCTACAAGCTGTTCGTCGAGAACAACCTGCGTCGCGCCCTGACCCAGAACGAGCTGGACGTGTTCTACCAACCCAAGCTGTGCCTGCGCAGCGGCCGCCTGCTGGGGATGGAGGCGCTGCTGCGCTGGAACCACCCGGAAAAGGGCATGATCCGCCCGGACCAGTTCATCAGCGTCGCCGAGGAAACCGGCCTGATCATCCCGATCGGCAAGTGGATCGCCCGCCAGGCCTGCCGCATGAGCAAGGCCCTGACCGCCTGTGGCCTGGGTAATCTGCAAGTGGCGATCAACCTGTCACCCAAGCAGTTCTCCGACCCGGACCTGGTCGCCTCGCTGGCCAGCATCCTCAAGGAAGAACAGTTGCCGCCGTCACTGCTGGAGCTCGAACTGACCGAAGGCCTGCTGCTGGAAGCCACCGAAGACACTCGCCAGCAGCTCGACCAGTTGAAGAAAATCGGCCTGACCCTGGCCATGGACGACTTCGGCACGGGTTATTCGTCCCTGAGCTACCTGAAAAAATTCCCGATCGACATCATCAAGATCGATCGCAGCTTCATCCATGAAATCCCGGACAACCAGGACGACATGGAAATCACCTCCGCAGTCATCGCCATGGCCCACAACCTGAAACTCAAGGTGGTGGCCGAAGGCATCGAAACCACTGAACAACTGGCCTTCCTGCGTCGCCATCGCTGCGATGTCGGCCAAGGCTACCTGTTCGACCGCCCGATCCCCGGCGCCGAGCTGATCCAGCAGCTCAAGCGTTATCCGCGCGGCCCTTTGGCCTGA
- the aceF gene encoding dihydrolipoyllysine-residue acetyltransferase — MSELIRVPDIGSGEGEVIELFVKVGDRIEADQSILTLESDKASMEVPAPKTGVIKSLKVKLGDRLKEGDELLELEVEGAAAAAPAAAPAPAAAAPAPAPAPAAAPSAAPAAASAQQVHVPDIGSSGKAQIIEISVKVGDTIEADQSLITLESDKASMEIPSPAAGVVESINVKLNDEVGTGDLILVLKVAGAAPAAAPAPAQAAAPAAAPAPAAAPAAPVADSVQDIHVPDIGSSGKAKIIEVSVKAGDTVEVDQSLITLESDKASMEIPSPAAGVVESVSIKLDDEVGTGDLILKLKVKGAAPAAAPAPAAAPAAPAQAAAPAAAAPAPVAAPAAAPAAAGAKVHAGPAVRQLAREFGVDLGAVSPSGPHGRILKEDVQVYVKAMMQKAKEAPAAAAGATGGAGIPPIPAVDFSRFGEIEEVPMTRLMQAGAANLHRSWLNVPHVTQFDSADITELEAFRVAQKAVAEKAGVKLTILPLLLKSCAHLLKELPDFNSSLAPSGKAVIRKKYVHIGFAVDTPDGLLVPVIKNVDQKSLLQLAAEAASLAEKARTKKLSADDMQGACFTISSLGHIGGTGFTPIVNAPEVAILGVSKATIQPVWDGKAFQPKLMLPLSLSYDHRVINGAAAARFTKRLSDLLADIRTILL, encoded by the coding sequence GTGAGCGAACTCATTCGCGTACCTGACATCGGCAGCGGTGAAGGTGAAGTAATCGAACTGTTTGTGAAGGTCGGCGACCGTATCGAAGCCGACCAGAGCATCCTGACCCTGGAATCGGACAAGGCGAGCATGGAAGTGCCCGCGCCGAAGACCGGCGTCATCAAGAGCCTGAAAGTGAAGCTGGGCGATCGCCTGAAAGAAGGCGACGAGCTGCTGGAACTGGAAGTCGAGGGCGCCGCCGCTGCGGCCCCTGCGGCGGCCCCGGCTCCTGCCGCCGCCGCACCGGCTCCAGCCCCGGCACCGGCGGCCGCTCCAAGCGCCGCCCCGGCTGCCGCCTCGGCGCAGCAGGTGCATGTGCCGGACATCGGTTCGTCGGGCAAGGCCCAGATCATCGAGATCTCGGTCAAGGTCGGCGACACCATCGAGGCTGATCAGTCGCTGATCACTCTCGAGTCCGACAAGGCCAGCATGGAAATCCCTTCGCCGGCTGCCGGCGTGGTGGAAAGCATCAACGTCAAGCTGAACGACGAAGTCGGTACCGGCGACCTGATCCTGGTCCTGAAAGTCGCTGGCGCTGCGCCGGCTGCCGCCCCAGCTCCAGCCCAGGCCGCCGCTCCGGCTGCTGCTCCAGCACCGGCAGCGGCCCCGGCCGCTCCGGTCGCCGACAGCGTGCAGGACATCCACGTGCCGGACATCGGCTCGTCGGGCAAGGCCAAGATCATCGAAGTCTCGGTCAAGGCCGGTGACACCGTCGAAGTCGACCAGTCGCTGATCACCCTGGAATCCGACAAGGCCAGCATGGAGATTCCATCGCCAGCCGCCGGCGTGGTGGAAAGCGTTTCCATCAAGCTGGACGACGAAGTCGGTACCGGTGACCTGATCCTGAAACTCAAGGTCAAGGGTGCTGCACCTGCCGCCGCTCCAGCCCCGGCTGCCGCACCTGCCGCCCCGGCCCAGGCTGCTGCTCCTGCCGCTGCCGCTCCGGCACCTGTCGCGGCACCGGCTGCTGCACCTGCAGCGGCTGGCGCCAAGGTCCACGCTGGCCCGGCCGTACGCCAACTGGCCCGTGAATTCGGTGTCGACCTGGGCGCGGTCAGCCCAAGCGGCCCGCACGGTCGTATCCTCAAGGAAGACGTGCAGGTCTACGTCAAGGCCATGATGCAGAAGGCCAAGGAAGCGCCGGCTGCCGCCGCCGGTGCAACCGGTGGTGCGGGCATCCCGCCAATCCCGGCCGTGGACTTCAGCCGCTTCGGCGAAATCGAAGAAGTGCCGATGACCCGCCTGATGCAGGCGGGCGCCGCCAACCTGCACCGCAGCTGGCTGAACGTGCCGCACGTCACCCAATTCGACTCGGCGGATATCACCGAGCTGGAAGCGTTCCGTGTCGCCCAGAAGGCCGTGGCCGAGAAGGCTGGCGTCAAGCTGACCATCCTGCCGCTGCTGCTCAAGAGCTGCGCGCACCTGCTCAAGGAACTGCCGGACTTCAACAGTTCGCTGGCCCCGAGCGGCAAGGCTGTCATCCGCAAGAAGTACGTGCACATCGGCTTCGCCGTCGACACCCCGGATGGCCTGCTGGTCCCGGTGATCAAGAACGTCGACCAGAAGAGCCTGCTGCAACTCGCCGCCGAAGCGGCTTCCCTGGCTGAAAAGGCCCGGACCAAGAAGCTCTCCGCCGACGACATGCAGGGCGCCTGCTTCACCATCTCCAGCCTCGGCCACATTGGCGGCACCGGCTTCACGCCGATCGTCAACGCGCCGGAAGTGGCGATCCTCGGTGTTTCCAAGGCAACCATCCAGCCAGTCTGGGATGGCAAGGCCTTCCAGCCGAAGCTGATGCTGCCTCTGTCGCTGTCCTACGATCACCGCGTGATCAACGGTGCCGCGGCAGCGCGTTTCACCAAGCGCCTGAGCGACCTGCTGGCGGATATCCGCACCATCCTGCTGTAA